Within Pirellulales bacterium, the genomic segment CATCCTGGTTACGAAGTGACCAATGGTAAAATCGAAATTGTGGATGCAGCAGGCAAAGCTCACGATGTGTTGGAAATGGAACCCAACGACCGCGCCCGCCACGGTATTTTCCTGGCGTTCCAGCGGCCGATGTCGATCCCCGGTGTGAAAATGGCCGACTTTTTGCGACATGCCGCCACGAACGTCCGTCGCCCCGATCGTAAGGAAGGTGAAGAGCTCATCCATATGAAAGAGTTCCGCACGGAATTGCGAGCTAAAATGCAGCAATTGAAAATCGACCCCGAATTCGCCCGCCGCTACGTCAACGATGGTTTCTCCGGCGGCGAAATGAAACGGGCCGAAATTTTGCAACTGGCCATGTTGCAGCCCAAGTTCGCCATTCTGGACGAAACCGACAGCGGGCTAGATGCCGATGCCGTCCGCTTGGCCAGCCAAAGCATTGCCGAGATCGGCGGCGCAGCCATGGGCATTTTAATTATCACCCATCACGAGCAACTATTGGAGCACAACACGCCGCTCAAAACGCACGTCATGCTGGGCGGCCGCATTGTGGAAACTGGCGGCCCGGAACTTGCAGCCGAATTACACAAGAAGGGTTACGAACGCATCCGTCAGGCTTACCCTGAAGCCGCCGCAGAGGAAAAAGCCATGACAGCCAAAGAGCCAATCAGCGCAATATAACTGAATTCCGAATACGAACTGCCCTCCGCAAGGAGAACCGAATATGTCTACCGAAGTTCTCGATCAATCCGTTCCCAACGAAATCAACAAGTACGATTTCCGCACGCAATCTAAGGCCGTCTTCAAGGCCCGCAAGGGGCTCGATGCGGAAATCGTTCGCCAAATTTCCGATATCAAAGGCGAGCCCGATTGGATGCTGCAGTTCCGCCTAAAGTCGCTGGAAATTTTCAACTCCAAGCCCACGCCGCGCTGGGGCGGAAACATCAGTCTCGATTTTCAGGACATCTACTACTACCTCAAGCCCACCAACGAACAAGGCAAAACCTGGGACGAAGTGCCCGAGGAAATCAAAAAAACATTCGACCGCCTGGGCATTCCCGAGGCTGAAAAAAAGTATTTGTCTGGTGTGAAAGCGCAGTTCGAAAGCGAAGTCATTTACGGCTCGCTCAAGGAAGATTTGGCCAAGCAGGGCGTCATCTTCACCGACACTGATTCGGCGGTCCGCGAGTATCCTGACCTGGTTCGCAAATACTTCGCCACGATTATTCCCCCGGCCGATAACAAATTCGCCGCGCTCAATTCGGCTGTGTGGTCGGGCGGATCGTTCATTTACGTGCCCAAGGGGGTGAAAATCGAATTCCCGCTGCAGGCGTATTTCCGCATCAACGCCGAAAGCATGGGCCAGTTCGAGCGCACGCTCATCATTGTCGATGAAGGCGCCCAAGTGCATTACGTGGAAGGCTGCACCGCCCCCATGTACACCACCGAAAGCCTGCATTCGGCCGTGGTGGAAATTGTTGTGAACAAATACGCACGCTGCCGCTACACCACCATCCAAAATTGGGCCAATAACATTTACAACCTGGTCACCAAGCGGGCCTTGGCGTACGAAGGCGCGCTGATGGAATGGATCGACGGGAACCTCGGCAGCCGCCTGACGATGAAATATCCGGCCGTGTACATGATGGAGCCTGGCGCGCGGGGCGAAATTCTTTCCATCGCCTTCGCCTCGCAGGGTCAGCATCAGGATGCCGGCGCGAAATTGGTTCACTGTGCGCCCGACACCTCGGGCCGGATCATCAGCAAAAGTATTTCCAAAAACGGCGGTCGGGCCAGTTATCGTGGTTTGGTCAAAGTGGAACGCGGGGCCAAGCGAGCCAAATCGAACGTCGTTTGCGATGCGTTGATTCTTGATTCCAAAAGCCGCAGCGACACGTATCCGTACATTGAAGTCGACGAGCAAAACGTGCAGCTTGGCCACGAAGCCAGCGTTTCCCGCATTAGCGAGGAGCAGTTGTTTTATCTGCAAAGCCGCGGCCTGTCGGAAGCCGAGGCCAGCACCATGATCGTCAGTGGCTTCATCGAGCCGCTGGTGAAAGAACTTCCCATGGAATACGCCGTGGAAATGAACCGCCTCATCGAGCTGCAAATGGAAGGCTCGGTGGGATAAGAATTCATTAGGCTAAGAAATTACGTATCGCAAATCGCAATCGTCCAATAGCCGGAGGGCCCCAGGCCGCCGCCTCTGTTTTGTCATCCCAACTTTCAAATTTTAATGAGCACGACAGTTTCAACCGGTATCACGCCCGAAGCCTTTGAAGCATTTTTAGCCGATCGCCAGGAGCCTGCTTGGCTACTCGAGGCCCGCCGCGCCGCCTGGCAAGTATTTCAAGATTTGCCGCTCCCCAGCCGCGCTGACGAAGAATGGATGCGCACCGACATCCGCTTGTTCCGGCTGGATAAATTCAATCTACCAGTCGCTACGCCAACGGAAGGCGAATTGCCCCAACACGCCCTGATGGGCGGAGTGCATTTTGCCGGTGTTACGGCAGCTTTAGACAGCCGTCCGGTTCTCACGCAATTTCGGGAACCTACTTTAGCCAAACAAGGCGTCCTCTTCGGTAGCCTGGACGAACTGGTTCGCGAACATGGCGATTTGATTCGTGGCCACCTGTTCCGCGCGGTGAACGGACGGGCTGATAAGTTTGCAGCCTTGCACGCTGCCTGCTGGTCCGGCGGGGCCATTCTGTATGTCCCCAAGGGCATCTCGATCAACGAACCATTTCACATGTTCTCGGCAATTTCGCCAGGCGGTGTCGACTTCGGGCATACTTTAGTAATCCTCGAAGACGGCGCTTCCGCGACACTCTTATCGGAAACAGCTGGTGGTTCCGATCAGCAAGGTCTTCACTGCGGCGCTATCGAACTGGTTGTCGGTCCCGGCGCCAAGCTCCGCTATGTGAATCTGCAAAACTGGGGCACCGGCGTTTGGCATTTTGCCCATCAAAAAGCGCTGGTCGAAGCCGGCGGACAACTGCAATGGACCATCGGCGCATTGGGCGCGCGGCTGGCCAAAGTCAACCAGCAC encodes:
- the sufD gene encoding Fe-S cluster assembly protein SufD, whose amino-acid sequence is MSTTVSTGITPEAFEAFLADRQEPAWLLEARRAAWQVFQDLPLPSRADEEWMRTDIRLFRLDKFNLPVATPTEGELPQHALMGGVHFAGVTAALDSRPVLTQFREPTLAKQGVLFGSLDELVREHGDLIRGHLFRAVNGRADKFAALHAACWSGGAILYVPKGISINEPFHMFSAISPGGVDFGHTLVILEDGASATLLSETAGGSDQQGLHCGAIELVVGPGAKLRYVNLQNWGTGVWHFAHQKALVEAGGQLQWTIGALGARLAKVNQHVALTGQDAYAQVNGVMFTEGKQHLSYHTLQHHQAPYCKSDLLYKGALQDQSRLVWRGMIKVDHGAQKTDGYQRNDNLMLSDHARADSIPGLEIQADDVRCTHGSTTGRVDDEMIFYAQCRGLSRKEATRMVVAGFFQQVFDRITIDSVREALGEAIGRRIREYE
- the sufC gene encoding Fe-S cluster assembly ATPase SufC gives rise to the protein HPGYEVTNGKIEIVDAAGKAHDVLEMEPNDRARHGIFLAFQRPMSIPGVKMADFLRHAATNVRRPDRKEGEELIHMKEFRTELRAKMQQLKIDPEFARRYVNDGFSGGEMKRAEILQLAMLQPKFAILDETDSGLDADAVRLASQSIAEIGGAAMGILIITHHEQLLEHNTPLKTHVMLGGRIVETGGPELAAELHKKGYERIRQAYPEAAAEEKAMTAKEPISAI
- the sufB gene encoding Fe-S cluster assembly protein SufB, which produces MSTEVLDQSVPNEINKYDFRTQSKAVFKARKGLDAEIVRQISDIKGEPDWMLQFRLKSLEIFNSKPTPRWGGNISLDFQDIYYYLKPTNEQGKTWDEVPEEIKKTFDRLGIPEAEKKYLSGVKAQFESEVIYGSLKEDLAKQGVIFTDTDSAVREYPDLVRKYFATIIPPADNKFAALNSAVWSGGSFIYVPKGVKIEFPLQAYFRINAESMGQFERTLIIVDEGAQVHYVEGCTAPMYTTESLHSAVVEIVVNKYARCRYTTIQNWANNIYNLVTKRALAYEGALMEWIDGNLGSRLTMKYPAVYMMEPGARGEILSIAFASQGQHQDAGAKLVHCAPDTSGRIISKSISKNGGRASYRGLVKVERGAKRAKSNVVCDALILDSKSRSDTYPYIEVDEQNVQLGHEASVSRISEEQLFYLQSRGLSEAEASTMIVSGFIEPLVKELPMEYAVEMNRLIELQMEGSVG